The Winogradskyella schleiferi genome contains the following window.
TTTCCTTCCGCATATTTCTTGCTAGTCTTTTTAATTTGGGTTTTCACCAATTGCCCAGGTAAAGTATTAGGTACAAAAACCACAAATTCGCCATGTTCGTTTCGAATACGACCAATGCCTTTGCCGCCAAAAGCGTAATCTTCGATTAAGATATCAATGATTTGTCCGCGTTTTACAAATTTGTTCCGTTCTCTTTTTGGCATGTTTTCAATTAATTTGGATGCAAAGATATCTTTATTGATTTTTAAATTTAGATAAATCTATGCATTTTTATAATTGTTGATTCGGCCATTAAAGTTTTTTGACACGATTTTCACTAATTTCCCCTAATCTGTTCGGTAATTACTGATAGTTTTTCTAAGTGAATAGTTTATATTTCATGAATTAACACGACTTTCAATCTGTTTATATATGTTATAAATTTCAATTAAATTTGAATGTTTACGAGTGAAGTCTTTACTCTTGATTTTAAAAGCGCCTTGTGCTGAACTTGTTTCAGTAAGCGGTCTAGGTTCTTTTTTGTTAAATTAATTGAACCTTTTCAGAATTCTTTCGTCTTTAGAGTATGAAAGTTACAAATGTCCATACCAGAAGAATCCATCAACCTAAAGAAAAGGTTTCGAAATTATTTAAAACTTTAGCAACTACCAACGATTTGATTTGGCCTTACGAAAATTGGCCAGCCATAAAATTTTTAGAAGGATTGAATGTTGGAAGTAAAGGTGGTCACGGCAGCATTAGATATACTATTATTGAATTTAATGAGGATGATTATATTAAATTTCAATTTTCAAGACCCGAAGGATTTATGGGTACACACGAGTTTAAAATTGAAGCATTAAACGAAAATCAAACAGAAATCCGACATGAGATTAACATTCAAACAACGTTTGAAACCTCTTTATTATGGATTTTTGTGATTCGATGGTTGCATGATGCCTTAATTGAAGATGCTTTTAATAAAGTAGAAAATTACTTTACTGAAGCTAAAAAGAAAGCAACATATAATTTTTGGGTAAAATTATTGAGAGAAATTTATAAAAGAAAACCGTTACAAACTAAAATCGCTTAATTGAAAACCGACCGAAGTATAGATGAAAAATTAGTTGAAGCTTATATAAGTGGAGACAAAAAGGCATTAGCGGCTTTGGTAAAACGTTGGCACAAATTGTTTTGTGATAAGGCTTATTGGTTGGTAAAAGATAAAGATGCAGCGAAAGATATTGCACAAGATAGTTGGACGATTATTATTAGTAAAATTGAAAGTCTAAAAGAACCTAAACAATTCAAGTTTTGGGCTTATCGAATTGTGTGTAATAAAGCGACGGATTGGTTAAGGTTACAATCCAAGAACCAAAAACAAAGTATTGGTTATGAATTTGAAATTAAAAGTGAAGACCACGTTTATTCAGAAAGCGATCAGGTAAAACTGCGATTGTTGAAAGCAGTTAAAGCATTGCCAAATAATCAAAAAATGGTCGTACAACTTTTTTACATTGAAGCTTATAGTTTGAAACAAATAAGTGATTTATTACATATATCAGTAGGAACAGCAAAATCGAGATTGTTTCATGCTAGAGAAAAATTAAAAACAGAACTAAAGAATAAAAATAAGTATTAACAAGGTTCCCACGTTCCTGTCTGTAGACAGGCAGGCGTGGGAATTACAAAACAAATTTTGTAATGAAAACTAAAAAAGAAGACATAGACCAATTAATTAAAGAAACCTTAACAAAGGAAGAAGCTAAATTTTACGATTCGCTTGAAGAACAAAGTGTATTCGCCATGATTGCTGGTTTATATAAAGGCAAAAATGTATGGTTCACGGTAGTCATGCATATTGTAAATATTATCGCATTTGGGTTAGCCATATACTGCCTTATTCAAACTATGGAAGTGGAAAACACGAATGATTTAATGCTTTGGATCGCAGGTTTTTTTGTTTGTTTTATTACCATGAGTATGATGAAGATTTATGCATGGATGCAAATGCATAAAAACGCCACGCATCGGGAAATAAAGCGATTGGAATTGCAAGTGTCGTCATTGGCTTCAAAAATTTCGGAGTAAGTTTTTATTCAGCGTTATTATTTGTAATTTGCACACCTCTAAGGATGATTTCTTTCCCACGCTGAATTTTCAGTCTTCACATCTTCACTAAAGTTACTGTGAGCAAAGGCTGAAAGGAAAAAGGTAGATAAGGAACTCGCTAAGCGAGATTTAATTATTCATGTTTGCATTGTTAGCAATGTTGAACGGTGCCTTTTACTAAGGCATAAACCTTAAATTATTTAAAATGGCTGTTTTAGACCAAGTAACATCGCAGCAAGCGATAGATTTAGAAAACAAATATGGTGCGCACAATTACCATCCACTACCTGTAGTTTTGAGTAGAGGAGAAGGTGTACATGTATGGGATGTGGAAGGAAAAAAATATTATGATTTCCTTTCTGCATACTCAGCAGTAAACCAAGGACATTGTCATCCTAAGATTGTTAACGCAATGACAAACCAAGCACAAACCTTGACCTTAACATCGAGAGCATTTTACAATGACATGTTGGGTAAGTTTGAGAAATATGCAACTGAAACCTTTAAGTTCGATAAGCTTTTACCAATGAATACAGGAGCAGAAGCCGTGGAAACTGCTTTGAAAATCTGTAGAAAATGGGCTTACGAAGTCAAAGGGATTGATGAGAATGAAGCCGAAATTGTGGTATGCGAAAATAACTTTCACGGAAGAACCACAACTATCATTTCATTTAGTAACGATCCTGTAGCTCGTAAAAACTTTGGACCTTATACCAAAGGCTTTATTAAAATTGACTACGATAATCTTGAAGCTTTAGAACATACCTTGAAAAGTAATTCTAATGTTTCTGGTTTTTTGGTTGAGCCTATTCAAGGCGAAGCTGGCGTATTTGTACCAAGTGACGGTTATTTGTCAAAAGCAAAGGCATTGTGTGAAAAATATAATGTTTTGTTTATTGCAGACGAAGTACAAACAGGTATTGCAAGAACAGGTCGTTTATTAGCGACTTGCGGCAATTGCAGTTGTGCGGATAAACATTGTTCGGGAACTCCCGAAGTTAAACCAGATATCCTAATCTTAGGAAAAGCCTTGTCTGGTGGTGCATATCCTGTGTCTGCGGTTTTGGCCAATAATAGTATAATGAACGTTATT
Protein-coding sequences here:
- a CDS encoding RNA polymerase sigma factor, with translation MKTDRSIDEKLVEAYISGDKKALAALVKRWHKLFCDKAYWLVKDKDAAKDIAQDSWTIIISKIESLKEPKQFKFWAYRIVCNKATDWLRLQSKNQKQSIGYEFEIKSEDHVYSESDQVKLRLLKAVKALPNNQKMVVQLFYIEAYSLKQISDLLHISVGTAKSRLFHAREKLKTELKNKNKY
- the rocD gene encoding ornithine--oxo-acid transaminase encodes the protein MAVLDQVTSQQAIDLENKYGAHNYHPLPVVLSRGEGVHVWDVEGKKYYDFLSAYSAVNQGHCHPKIVNAMTNQAQTLTLTSRAFYNDMLGKFEKYATETFKFDKLLPMNTGAEAVETALKICRKWAYEVKGIDENEAEIVVCENNFHGRTTTIISFSNDPVARKNFGPYTKGFIKIDYDNLEALEHTLKSNSNVSGFLVEPIQGEAGVFVPSDGYLSKAKALCEKYNVLFIADEVQTGIARTGRLLATCGNCSCADKHCSGTPEVKPDILILGKALSGGAYPVSAVLANNSIMNVIQPGNHGSTFGGNPVAAAVAIAALEVIKDEELANNAEELGQLFRSELSKFIETSSIVNAVRGKGLLNAILINDSEDSDTAWNICLKLRDNGLLAKPTHGNIIRFAPPLVMTKDQLLDCVSIITKTLEEFE
- a CDS encoding DUF6768 family protein; translation: MKTKKEDIDQLIKETLTKEEAKFYDSLEEQSVFAMIAGLYKGKNVWFTVVMHIVNIIAFGLAIYCLIQTMEVENTNDLMLWIAGFFVCFITMSMMKIYAWMQMHKNATHREIKRLELQVSSLASKISE